In Alkalihalobacillus sp. FSL W8-0930, a single window of DNA contains:
- the qoxD gene encoding cytochrome aa3 quinol oxidase subunit IV: MSQNKSHTPWSHIIGFLGSILLTLFAVWIALYTDLSTLAKIIVIFLFAFVQAGVQLFMFMHIREGKDGVTQAGHTIFAIFIAVVIVIGSYFVLEFGIHLPQHQ, encoded by the coding sequence ATGAGTCAAAATAAATCACATACTCCTTGGTCGCATATTATTGGATTTCTTGGATCCATCCTATTAACGCTTTTTGCAGTATGGATTGCATTGTATACAGATTTATCTACACTTGCTAAAATCATTGTGATCTTTCTGTTTGCTTTTGTTCAAGCTGGCGTTCAATTGTTTATGTTCATGCATATTCGTGAGGGTAAAGATGGCGTGACACAAGCAGGTCATACGATCTTCGCCATTTTTATTGCTGTAGTCATTGTTATCGGTTCTTACTTTGTATTAGAATTTGGTATTCATTTACCTCAGCATCAATAA
- a CDS encoding S8 family peptidase produces MFHYSLVRLVRCYSNKLDKPLRDKILRLYKPLRLTPRFVHSSIDKTMWHHQKLSVIIEFEKTNFLSQVIVMDHLLSAHNKCSVRNRFSSIFCYSADVTPDRLYELLSVFSTIKKVYLNRKIIALPKSEVYTKSSVSYKHPQHTFTGKGVTIAIVDTGVFKHDDLKGRISGFVDFINHRTEAYDDNGHGTHCAGIAAGNGHHSYGDYRGVAPEANIIGVKVLDHKGTGTIETIIQGIEWCINYNRENPNRPIHILSISLGIHATKYQTELDDPIVKIVEEAWRAGMTVVTAAGNSGPDPYTISSPGVSEQIITVGAMDSTHYFEQKESNTASFSSRGPTIYGKPKPDLLAPGVDLVSLRVPGSSIDRSQKAHRVGKYYTRMSGTSMSTPYCAGVCALFLQANNQLTPAIIKRLLIDGASTSHVGSIGQVNIENSLHLLKKKDV; encoded by the coding sequence ATGTTTCATTATTCATTGGTTAGACTAGTAAGGTGTTATTCAAACAAACTGGATAAACCATTACGAGACAAAATACTCAGGCTTTATAAACCCTTACGACTCACACCACGTTTTGTTCATTCTTCAATTGATAAAACAATGTGGCATCATCAGAAATTATCCGTTATTATCGAATTCGAGAAAACGAACTTTTTATCTCAAGTAATTGTCATGGACCATTTGTTATCAGCTCACAACAAATGTTCTGTCCGAAATCGATTTTCTAGTATTTTCTGTTATAGTGCTGATGTTACCCCAGATCGTTTGTACGAACTGTTATCGGTTTTCTCTACTATTAAAAAAGTTTACTTAAATAGAAAAATTATAGCCCTTCCCAAAAGTGAAGTGTATACCAAGTCAAGTGTGTCCTATAAGCATCCACAGCACACATTTACAGGTAAAGGTGTAACCATAGCAATTGTAGACACGGGAGTATTTAAACATGATGACTTAAAAGGTAGAATCAGTGGCTTTGTTGATTTCATTAATCACCGAACGGAAGCTTATGATGACAATGGTCATGGTACACATTGTGCAGGTATCGCAGCTGGTAACGGACACCACTCTTATGGGGATTATCGGGGTGTTGCTCCTGAGGCTAATATTATTGGAGTGAAGGTGCTCGATCATAAGGGAACTGGAACAATTGAAACAATTATTCAAGGGATTGAATGGTGTATTAACTACAACCGAGAAAATCCAAATAGACCGATTCATATTCTATCGATTTCTCTAGGTATTCATGCAACAAAATATCAGACAGAACTTGATGATCCAATTGTAAAGATTGTAGAGGAAGCATGGAGAGCCGGAATGACTGTTGTAACAGCTGCAGGTAATAGTGGACCCGATCCTTATACTATCTCAAGTCCAGGAGTTAGTGAACAAATTATTACGGTAGGTGCAATGGACTCAACTCATTACTTCGAACAGAAAGAATCAAATACAGCATCCTTTTCAAGTAGAGGCCCTACGATATATGGAAAACCAAAACCTGACTTACTTGCACCAGGTGTTGATCTTGTATCTTTAAGAGTGCCAGGCTCTTCTATTGATCGATCACAAAAAGCACATCGAGTGGGAAAGTACTACACGAGAATGTCTGGAACCTCGATGTCCACTCCATATTGTGCAGGTGTTTGTGCCCTGTTTCTACAAGCCAATAATCAACTCACACCTGCTATAATTAAAAGACTACTGATTGATGGGGCTTCAACCTCACATGTAGGATCAATCGGGCAGGTTAATATTGAAAATTCGCTTCACCTTTTAAAGAAAAAAGATGTTTAA
- the qoxC gene encoding cytochrome aa3 quinol oxidase subunit III, producing MAHAQDAEYANEPLEFQSAEGRNNILGFWIFIGAEFALFSTLFATYFVLVNRTAGGITADHLFDLPLVLIMTFLLLTSSFTCGLAIHAMRAGKVKQLITWMAITLVLGLGFVGFEIYEFWHYAHEGATLSTSAFWSAFFVLLGTHGLHVSIGIGWIILLLIQVKRRGLTPRTTSKVFIASLYWHFLDVIWIFIFTGVYLMGLGGL from the coding sequence ATGGCACATGCCCAAGACGCAGAATACGCCAATGAACCGCTTGAATTCCAATCAGCTGAAGGTCGGAATAATATTCTTGGCTTCTGGATTTTTATCGGAGCAGAGTTCGCCCTTTTCTCGACGCTGTTTGCGACATACTTTGTACTAGTGAATCGAACAGCTGGTGGAATAACGGCTGATCATTTGTTTGACTTACCGCTTGTTTTGATTATGACATTCCTTCTTTTGACTAGTAGTTTTACATGTGGCCTTGCCATTCACGCCATGCGTGCAGGAAAAGTAAAGCAGTTAATTACTTGGATGGCTATTACGCTAGTACTTGGTTTAGGATTTGTTGGCTTTGAAATTTATGAGTTCTGGCATTATGCTCATGAAGGAGCTACATTATCAACAAGTGCATTCTGGTCTGCATTCTTTGTTTTACTTGGGACACATGGACTACACGTATCCATTGGTATCGGCTGGATTATACTGCTTCTGATTCAGGTAAAACGTCGTGGGTTAACACCACGTACAACGTCAAAAGTTTTTATTGCGAGTCTTTACTGGCATTTCCTTGACGTAATCTGGATCTTTATCTTCACAGGTGTTTACCTGATGGGTCTGGGGGGATTGTAA
- a CDS encoding sodium:alanine symporter family protein, with protein sequence MDWFSNLVGAIGDIVWGPATLILIVGTGVLLTVRLGLLQVFQLPYALKLVFTKSDKNSEEEGDISHFQSLMTAMAATLGIGNMAGVASAVLLGGVGAIFWMWAAAFFGMATKYAEAILAVKYRVVNEKGEISGGPMYYIEKGLGWKWLAVLFALFGFLASFGIGNMTQVNTVAGALSSNFGITPWITGVALAVLTGLVLLGGIKSIGKFASVIVPFMAIFYIVGGLIIILLNINLVPEAFAMIFKAAFTGESVAGGAIGTAIRYGVARGVFSNEAGLGSAPIAAAAAKTDYPGRQALVSMTGTFLDTMIVCTITGLVIVMSIMQFGLGDTNQDILTGAAFESFLPGYGGLIVTIGIIFFAYTTVLGWSYYGEKCFGYLFGDRNAYIYRTIYVLVVFVGAVSHLEIVWNIADIFNALMAIPNLIGLIFLSGVVVHETKRFQEFRRGERLEP encoded by the coding sequence ATGGACTGGTTCAGTAATTTAGTAGGTGCAATAGGTGACATTGTTTGGGGTCCTGCCACTCTTATTTTAATTGTGGGAACTGGTGTTCTCCTTACGGTGAGATTAGGACTTTTACAGGTTTTTCAATTACCTTATGCGTTAAAGCTTGTTTTTACAAAATCAGATAAAAATAGTGAAGAAGAGGGAGATATCTCTCATTTCCAATCACTAATGACTGCAATGGCAGCTACACTTGGGATTGGTAACATGGCTGGGGTCGCTTCGGCCGTCCTACTCGGAGGGGTTGGCGCAATCTTTTGGATGTGGGCCGCAGCTTTCTTCGGAATGGCAACGAAATATGCAGAAGCAATTCTTGCAGTAAAATATCGGGTAGTCAACGAAAAAGGTGAGATATCCGGTGGTCCGATGTATTACATAGAAAAAGGTTTAGGCTGGAAATGGTTGGCTGTACTATTTGCATTATTTGGCTTTCTAGCTTCATTTGGGATCGGTAATATGACGCAGGTTAATACAGTAGCTGGAGCTCTTAGTTCCAATTTTGGTATAACACCTTGGATTACAGGAGTGGCACTTGCTGTTCTAACTGGTTTAGTCTTGCTTGGTGGAATAAAAAGTATAGGTAAATTTGCTTCTGTTATTGTACCGTTTATGGCCATTTTTTACATAGTTGGCGGCTTAATTATTATTCTTTTAAATATTAATCTAGTACCTGAAGCGTTTGCGATGATTTTTAAGGCTGCCTTTACTGGGGAATCCGTAGCGGGTGGAGCGATTGGTACAGCGATTCGATATGGAGTTGCCAGAGGGGTATTCTCGAATGAGGCTGGACTAGGATCTGCACCGATTGCAGCAGCGGCTGCTAAAACAGATTATCCTGGTCGTCAAGCATTAGTATCCATGACTGGAACGTTTTTAGATACAATGATTGTATGTACGATCACTGGTTTAGTCATTGTAATGAGTATTATGCAGTTTGGTCTTGGAGACACAAACCAAGACATTTTAACAGGAGCAGCATTTGAATCCTTCTTACCGGGATACGGCGGTTTGATCGTAACAATAGGTATTATCTTTTTTGCCTACACAACCGTTCTTGGCTGGTCTTACTACGGAGAAAAGTGTTTTGGCTACTTGTTCGGCGATCGAAATGCGTACATCTATCGTACCATTTATGTACTAGTCGTCTTTGTCGGAGCTGTCTCTCATCTTGAGATTGTTTGGAACATTGCTGATATTTTTAATGCATTAATGGCTATTCCAAACTTAATTGGTTTGATCTTCTTATCTGGGGTTGTTGTACATGAAACAAAGAGATTCCAAGAATTTAGAAGAGGAGAAAGACTAGAGCCATAA
- a CDS encoding acylphosphatase, whose amino-acid sequence MIQRYHLNIEGKVQGVGFRFFTQQQAIEYDLVGWVKNKSNGSVEAEVEGDEQQIDSFLKSIKTGNRFAKVNQVHQQQLNELKSEKSFKVIH is encoded by the coding sequence ATGATTCAACGATATCATTTAAACATTGAAGGGAAGGTTCAAGGCGTGGGTTTTCGTTTCTTTACTCAGCAGCAGGCAATTGAGTATGACCTAGTTGGATGGGTAAAGAACAAATCAAACGGTTCGGTTGAAGCTGAGGTTGAAGGGGATGAACAACAAATTGATTCTTTCTTAAAATCGATCAAAACAGGAAATCGATTTGCTAAAGTTAATCAAGTCCATCAACAACAACTGAATGAATTGAAATCAGAAAAATCATTTAAGGTTATTCATTAA
- the queE gene encoding 7-carboxy-7-deazaguanine synthase QueE: MRKIPVMEIFGPTIQGEGMVIGKKTMFVRTGGCDYKCSWCDSSFTWDGTGKSTSMTAEDIISKLKEIGGEQFSHVTISGGNPALHKGIGELVTQLTELGLETAIETQGTIWQDWLTQITDVTISPKPPSSGMETDFEKLDVFFKHLTKEQASLKVVVFDDVDFAYAEDVHTRYPDIPFYLQVGNPDASTTNDQALISDLLTRYEWLIDKAVAATSMNNARVLPQLHTLVWGNKRGV; the protein is encoded by the coding sequence ATGCGTAAGATACCGGTAATGGAGATTTTTGGACCAACCATTCAAGGTGAAGGCATGGTTATTGGCAAGAAAACGATGTTTGTGCGAACAGGTGGCTGTGATTATAAATGTTCATGGTGTGATTCAAGCTTTACGTGGGATGGAACAGGCAAAAGCACATCAATGACAGCAGAAGATATTATTTCGAAATTAAAAGAAATCGGGGGAGAGCAATTCTCTCACGTTACGATTTCTGGGGGAAACCCTGCTCTGCATAAAGGTATTGGTGAGCTTGTTACTCAACTTACTGAACTAGGGCTGGAAACAGCTATTGAAACGCAAGGGACGATCTGGCAGGATTGGTTAACACAGATTACTGATGTAACCATCTCCCCTAAACCACCTAGCTCAGGAATGGAAACAGACTTTGAGAAATTAGATGTCTTTTTTAAGCATCTTACAAAAGAGCAGGCAAGCTTAAAGGTTGTTGTTTTTGATGATGTCGATTTTGCATATGCAGAAGATGTTCATACGCGTTATCCGGATATTCCGTTTTATTTACAAGTCGGGAACCCAGACGCATCAACAACAAACGATCAAGCATTAATATCAGATCTATTAACTAGATACGAATGGCTAATTGACAAAGCCGTTGCAGCAACATCGATGAACAATGCTCGAGTATTACCTCAGCTCCATACTTTGGTTTGGGGTAATAAACGAGGCGTATAA
- the queD gene encoding 6-carboxytetrahydropterin synthase QueD has protein sequence MLQQFYPQVPHSYSFELNKDMHLAAAHYIDDERAGNCQNMHGHTYFINITIAGDELDELGFLVDFKRLKQIVHKRYDHTLLNQHSEFSHRPPTTEEVSRQIGQAVQAELNTLANKPVCLQVVVRETPTSYVVFRPKQGDFHA, from the coding sequence ATGCTACAGCAATTTTATCCGCAGGTGCCGCATTCGTATTCATTTGAATTAAATAAGGATATGCATTTGGCGGCTGCTCATTATATTGACGACGAAAGAGCGGGAAACTGCCAAAACATGCATGGTCATACGTATTTTATTAATATAACTATTGCAGGGGACGAGCTAGACGAGCTAGGTTTTTTAGTGGATTTTAAACGTTTAAAACAAATTGTTCATAAACGCTATGATCATACATTATTAAACCAGCACTCAGAATTTAGTCATCGCCCACCTACGACGGAGGAGGTTTCTCGTCAGATAGGGCAGGCCGTTCAAGCTGAACTAAATACACTAGCGAATAAACCGGTTTGTTTGCAAGTAGTTGTACGAGAAACGCCAACAAGCTATGTTGTTTTTCGACCGAAGCAAGGTGATTTCCATGCGTAA
- the queC gene encoding 7-cyano-7-deazaguanine synthase QueC: MKDEKAVVVFSGGQDSTTCLFWALKEFKEVYTVTFDYGQRHSAEIECAKEIADELGVSLHVLDMTLINQLSANALTRDDIDVKDGEEGELPSTFVAGRNHLFLSFAAVYAREMGARHLITGVCETDFSGYPDCRDVFIKSLNVTLNLAMDEQFVIHTPLMWLNKEQTWELADELGALSFVREKTLTCYHGVRGDGCGECPSCILRKNGLDAYLSKKGGQV; encoded by the coding sequence ATGAAAGACGAAAAAGCCGTTGTGGTGTTTAGCGGTGGACAAGACAGTACAACATGTTTATTTTGGGCATTAAAAGAATTTAAAGAAGTCTATACCGTAACCTTCGATTATGGTCAAAGACATTCGGCTGAAATTGAGTGTGCAAAAGAAATTGCGGACGAGTTAGGCGTATCTTTGCATGTATTAGATATGACACTCATTAATCAATTGTCTGCAAATGCCTTAACGCGTGATGACATCGATGTGAAAGATGGGGAAGAAGGAGAGCTACCGTCAACCTTTGTTGCGGGGCGTAATCACTTATTCTTATCGTTTGCAGCTGTGTATGCTCGTGAAATGGGTGCACGACATCTGATTACCGGAGTTTGTGAAACAGACTTTAGCGGGTATCCGGATTGTCGTGATGTATTTATTAAATCATTAAATGTCACACTAAATTTAGCGATGGATGAACAATTTGTTATCCATACACCTTTAATGTGGCTGAATAAGGAACAAACATGGGAGCTAGCGGATGAACTAGGCGCGCTTTCTTTTGTTCGTGAAAAAACATTAACTTGTTATCATGGCGTACGCGGTGATGGTTGTGGCGAGTGTCCTTCTTGTATCCTCAGAAAGAATGGCTTAGATGCTTATCTTTCTAAGAAAGGGGGGCAAGTGTAA
- a CDS encoding aminopeptidase encodes MSFVEQVEKYAELAVKVGVNIQPGQTLVIRTPLFAAEFVRVVAKKAYEAGAGHVEVEWSDEEISKLKYHLAPDESFHTYPEWRAKGLEEEAEKGSAFLSITGSDPDLLKGVDPTRIANANKAAGAALNGFRRYITSDKVSWSIVAVPSVGWAETVFPEEKGEKAVEKLWNAIFAATRIDQANPVAAWKEHLATLDEKMDILNQQHFHALHYTAEGTDLTIELPETHLWVSGGSISKSGVDFVANMPTEEVFTAAKKTGVNGHVTSTKPLSYGGSLIENFTLTFEEGKITKATAEKGQETLERLLENDENSRYIGEVALVPHKSPISDTNIIFFNTLFDENASNHLAIGSAYAFNIEGGKEMTNEELEANGINTSQTHVDFMVGSASMDIDGIQKDGSRVPVFRNGNWAI; translated from the coding sequence ATGTCTTTTGTTGAACAAGTAGAAAAATATGCAGAGCTCGCTGTAAAAGTTGGAGTGAACATTCAACCAGGTCAAACACTGGTTATTCGCACACCCCTTTTTGCCGCAGAATTTGTTCGTGTAGTAGCTAAAAAAGCGTACGAAGCTGGAGCAGGTCATGTAGAAGTAGAATGGTCTGACGAAGAAATATCAAAGCTAAAGTATCACCTTGCACCTGACGAATCTTTTCATACATATCCAGAGTGGCGTGCAAAAGGGTTAGAAGAGGAAGCTGAAAAAGGTTCTGCCTTCTTAAGCATTACTGGATCTGATCCTGATTTACTAAAGGGTGTGGATCCTACTCGCATTGCCAATGCTAACAAAGCAGCTGGAGCCGCATTAAATGGATTTAGACGCTACATCACTTCTGACAAGGTTAGCTGGTCAATCGTTGCAGTGCCGTCTGTAGGTTGGGCTGAAACGGTTTTCCCTGAAGAAAAAGGGGAAAAAGCGGTTGAAAAGCTTTGGAATGCAATCTTCGCCGCAACAAGAATTGACCAAGCAAACCCTGTAGCAGCATGGAAAGAACACCTTGCTACATTGGATGAAAAGATGGACATCTTAAATCAACAGCATTTCCACGCACTTCATTACACAGCAGAAGGAACAGACTTAACAATTGAATTACCAGAAACACATCTATGGGTATCTGGAGGCAGTATTAGCAAAAGTGGCGTAGACTTTGTTGCAAACATGCCGACGGAAGAAGTCTTTACAGCTGCAAAGAAAACGGGTGTAAATGGCCATGTAACAAGCACTAAGCCATTAAGCTATGGTGGCTCACTGATTGAGAACTTCACTCTTACTTTTGAAGAAGGTAAAATTACTAAAGCCACGGCAGAAAAAGGTCAAGAAACATTAGAACGATTACTTGAGAATGATGAAAACTCTCGCTATATTGGTGAGGTTGCACTTGTTCCACACAAATCACCGATCTCTGATACAAACATCATCTTCTTTAATACACTATTCGATGAGAATGCATCAAACCACTTAGCGATTGGAAGTGCTTATGCCTTTAATATTGAAGGTGGTAAAGAAATGACAAATGAAGAGCTTGAAGCAAACGGAATCAATACAAGTCAAACCCATGTTGACTTCATGGTCGGTTCTGCTTCAATGGACATAGATGGTATTCAAAAAGATGGCAGCCGTGTTCCTGTATTCCGTAACGGAAACTGGGCGATCTAA
- the qoxB gene encoding cytochrome aa3 quinol oxidase subunit I, translating to MKWDEFIITGDPLILGAQISILISAIGAVFVLTYFKKWKWLWDEWITSVDHKKLGIMYILIAILMFFRGGIDALMMRTQLAAPNMTFLDSLHYNEIFTTHGTIMIIFMAMPFLIGLMNVVIPLQIGARDVAFPFLNNLSFWTFVIGMGLFNISFIIGGSPSAGWTSYMPLASNELNPGPGQNYYLLGLQISGIGTLATGINMMVTIFKMRAKGMKLMMMPMFTWTTLITSMIIVLAFPVLTIALAEMTFDRLFGTHFFNLTNGGMPMLWANLFWIWGHPEVYIVALPAFGIFSEIITTFSKKRLFGYNAMVYSIVAISVLSFLVWVHHFFTMGSGAVVNSFFSITTMAISIPTGVKIFNWLLTMHKGRITFSTPMLWSVAFIPNFVIGGVTGVMLAMAAADYQYHNTYFLVSHFHYVLIAATVFACFAGFIYWYPKMFGYKLNERIGKWFFWIFVAGFNICFFPQYFLGLDGMPRRIHIYGVEDGWFALNFISTVGAFIMGLAFIILVYNIYYSFRYSPRETTGDAWGGRTLEWATSSAIPPHYNFAKVPEVTAMDPYWDMKEKGIDPNKIDKYEKIHMPSNTAVPFVMGCFMFLAGFGLVFEWFWMGIVGAIGIFACMAYRSFDYNDGYYVSVEEIEETEKRAREAK from the coding sequence TTGAAATGGGATGAATTTATTATAACTGGAGATCCGCTAATTTTAGGCGCCCAAATCTCCATCCTGATTTCTGCCATTGGAGCCGTGTTTGTGCTCACATACTTTAAAAAGTGGAAATGGCTTTGGGATGAGTGGATTACGAGTGTTGATCACAAAAAATTAGGGATTATGTATATCTTAATTGCGATCTTAATGTTTTTCCGTGGAGGAATTGACGCATTAATGATGCGTACGCAATTAGCTGCACCAAACATGACATTTTTAGATTCTCTGCACTACAATGAAATCTTTACCACACACGGTACGATCATGATTATTTTCATGGCGATGCCTTTCTTGATCGGTTTAATGAACGTTGTGATTCCACTTCAAATTGGAGCACGAGACGTTGCATTCCCGTTCTTGAATAACTTGAGCTTCTGGACATTTGTCATTGGTATGGGATTATTCAATATCTCCTTTATCATTGGTGGATCTCCATCTGCGGGTTGGACCAGTTACATGCCACTCGCTTCAAATGAACTGAACCCTGGTCCTGGACAGAACTACTACTTACTAGGACTGCAAATCTCAGGAATTGGTACACTAGCAACTGGTATTAACATGATGGTTACAATCTTTAAGATGCGTGCCAAAGGCATGAAACTTATGATGATGCCAATGTTTACGTGGACAACATTAATCACTTCAATGATTATTGTTCTTGCCTTCCCGGTATTAACAATTGCTTTAGCCGAAATGACGTTTGACCGTCTATTCGGAACACATTTCTTTAACTTAACCAACGGTGGTATGCCTATGCTTTGGGCCAACCTATTCTGGATTTGGGGACACCCTGAAGTATATATCGTTGCATTGCCTGCGTTTGGTATCTTCTCAGAGATTATTACAACATTCTCTAAGAAGCGTTTGTTTGGATATAACGCAATGGTTTATTCTATCGTTGCGATTTCAGTATTAAGTTTCCTTGTTTGGGTGCATCACTTCTTTACAATGGGCTCAGGCGCCGTTGTTAACTCATTCTTCTCGATTACAACGATGGCGATCTCCATTCCAACAGGGGTTAAAATCTTTAACTGGCTTCTTACCATGCATAAAGGACGGATTACATTCTCGACACCTATGCTTTGGTCAGTTGCGTTTATTCCGAACTTTGTTATTGGTGGGGTAACAGGAGTTATGCTTGCAATGGCTGCTGCTGACTATCAATATCACAATACGTATTTCCTAGTTTCACATTTTCACTATGTACTAATCGCGGCTACTGTATTTGCCTGCTTCGCTGGGTTCATTTATTGGTATCCGAAGATGTTTGGTTATAAATTAAACGAGCGTATTGGTAAATGGTTCTTCTGGATCTTTGTGGCTGGATTTAATATTTGTTTCTTCCCACAATATTTCTTAGGACTAGATGGAATGCCTCGTCGTATTCACATCTATGGTGTGGAAGACGGTTGGTTTGCACTGAACTTTATTTCAACGGTCGGAGCCTTTATTATGGGTCTTGCCTTTATTATCCTTGTTTATAATATCTACTACAGCTTCCGTTACTCTCCAAGAGAGACTACAGGAGATGCATGGGGTGGACGTACATTGGAGTGGGCAACTTCTTCTGCGATTCCGCCACATTATAACTTTGCTAAGGTTCCAGAAGTTACAGCAATGGATCCTTACTGGGATATGAAAGAAAAAGGAATTGATCCTAATAAGATCGACAAATACGAAAAGATTCACATGCCTAGTAATACAGCTGTTCCATTCGTTATGGGATGTTTCATGTTCCTCGCAGGATTTGGACTTGTCTTTGAATGGTTCTGGATGGGTATTGTAGGTGCAATTGGAATCTTCGCTTGCATGGCTTACCGTTCATTTGATTATAACGATGGGTACTATGTAAGTGTAGAGGAAATTGAAGAAACTGAAAAACGTGCAAGGGAGGCGAAGTAA
- the queF gene encoding preQ(1) synthase, protein MSGRQKEELEGVTLLGNQGTKYEVEYNPGILEVFENQHPNRDYFVKFNCPEFTSLCPITGQPDFAAIYISYVPDVKMVESKSLKLYLFSFRNHGDFHEDCMNKIMNDLIELMDPRYIEVWGKFTPRGGISIDPYCNYGKPGTKFEEMANYRMMNHDLYPETITNR, encoded by the coding sequence ATGAGTGGACGACAAAAGGAAGAGCTTGAAGGTGTCACATTACTTGGGAACCAAGGCACAAAATATGAGGTAGAATACAATCCAGGGATCCTTGAAGTCTTTGAAAACCAACACCCAAATCGAGACTACTTTGTGAAATTTAACTGCCCTGAATTTACTTCTCTATGCCCCATTACGGGTCAGCCTGATTTCGCAGCAATCTACATTAGTTATGTACCAGATGTGAAAATGGTAGAAAGTAAATCGTTAAAGCTGTATTTATTTAGCTTTAGAAATCACGGAGATTTCCATGAGGACTGCATGAACAAAATCATGAACGATCTGATAGAGCTAATGGATCCGCGTTACATTGAGGTATGGGGTAAATTTACCCCACGTGGTGGGATTAGTATTGATCCATATTGTAATTATGGTAAGCCTGGAACTAAGTTTGAAGAGATGGCAAACTACCGTATGATGAATCATGATTTGTATCCAGAAACAATTACGAATCGATAA
- a CDS encoding spore morphogenesis/germination protein YwcE yields MGIFFFYMFVASATPLFLWLEYRKLAIASIPGIFALWILGAIYIINPTWWIEAWFIFTFSVNVVLAHYAAIVLYGMPFIKAKRLERQPKRLV; encoded by the coding sequence ATGGGTATCTTTTTCTTCTACATGTTTGTTGCTAGTGCTACTCCTTTATTTCTATGGCTTGAGTATCGCAAACTTGCTATTGCAAGTATTCCAGGAATCTTTGCATTGTGGATTCTCGGAGCGATCTATATAATCAATCCAACATGGTGGATTGAAGCTTGGTTTATCTTTACGTTTTCAGTTAACGTTGTATTAGCTCACTATGCTGCGATTGTGCTTTACGGGATGCCATTCATTAAAGCAAAACGTCTTGAGCGTCAGCCAAAACGACTTGTATAA